The genomic segment TGCTCCATCAGCCGGCGACGGTTGGCCAGGCCTGTCAGGGGATCGGTGTGGGCCAGGGTCGCCATTTCCTCGGCCTGGGTGGAGAGCATGTCCAGGCTGTCGCGGGCATGCGACGCCAGCGAGTTCATCATGGCCGCCGCCGCCAGCGCCACCAGGCCGTTCCCCAGGACGAAGACCACGCCGATCGCCGGCTCGACCGGCATCAGCCAGGAGGCGGCCAGGCCGCGGATCGCCAGCCAGGTCACCGCATTGGCCATGATGGAACCAGCGGCAAAGGCGAAGGCGGCTGCCCCGCCGATCAGCGCCCCGGCCAGAAGAACAGAGATCAGGTAGGTCGGGCCGACCAGGTACAGGTCGTGGGGCGCGAACAGGGTGTTGAGCAGAGGGTAGAGGAAGGTGCAGATCGCCAGCAAGTAGCCGGCGGCGATGACCCGGCGCCGGCGCTCCAGCCCGCTGGCGATGGCCAGGGCGGCGCCGATGATGGCGATCGCGGCCAGGTCGAAAGGATAGGCGTGTTCCGTGGTGGGGCGCAGGACGAACCAGGCCAGCAGGTCGACGGCGAGCCACAACGCCAACAAGACGGCCGAGGCGACCAGGACCGCCCGCGTGACCCGCTGGCGGTAGCGAAGCTCGACGGGGTCGAGCCGGGGGTTCAAGTTCCGTTCGAGGCGGGCCAGCATTTGCGGCGTCCGGGGGTGATCGCCTATCCTTCGCCCTCGGCTGGGGTCGGGAGGCCGAGGATATTGTAGCCCGAATCGACGAAGATCACCTCGCCGGTGATCGCCCGCGCCATGTCGGAGGCCAGCCAGACGGCGGCGCCGGCGACATCCTCGGCGGTGACGTTGCGGCGCAGGGGGGCAATCTCGGCGAAGGCCTTGTACAGGCGCCTGAAGCCGCTGACCCCGGACGCCGACAGCGTACGCACCGGGCCGGCCGAGATCGCGTTGACCCGGATGCCGCGCGGGCCGAGGTCCGCCGCTAGGTAGCGGGTCGAGGCCTCGAGGGCGGCCTTGGCCACGCCCATCACGTTGTAGTTGGGCATCACCTTCTCGCTGCCGTAGTAGGTCAGGGTCAGCATGCTGCCGCCGTGAGGCATCAGGGGCAGGGCGGCCCGCGCCAGGGCGGTGAACGAGTACACGCTGATCTCCATGGCGGTCAGGAAGCCCGGGCGGCTGGTCTCGACATATGGCCGGGAGAGCTCGTCCCGGCCGGCGTAGGCGATCGAGTGCACCAGGATGTCGATGCTGCCTAGATCCTTGGCGGCTCGGTCGAACAGGGCCTGGATCTGCTGATCGCTCGAGACGTCGCATGGCTCGACGAATCCGGCGCCTACCGATTCCGCCAGCGGGCGGACGCGCCGCTCCAGCACTTCGCCGGCATACGAGA from the Anaerolineales bacterium genome contains:
- a CDS encoding enoyl-ACP reductase; this encodes MGLLEGKTALVFGVANDHSIAWGIAQAMHQHGARLAFSYAGEVLERRVRPLAESVGAGFVEPCDVSSDQQIQALFDRAAKDLGSIDILVHSIAYAGRDELSRPYVETSRPGFLTAMEISVYSFTALARAALPLMPHGGSMLTLTYYGSEKVMPNYNVMGVAKAALEASTRYLAADLGPRGIRVNAISAGPVRTLSASGVSGFRRLYKAFAEIAPLRRNVTAEDVAGAAVWLASDMARAITGEVIFVDSGYNILGLPTPAEGEG
- a CDS encoding GGDEF domain-containing protein codes for the protein MLARLERNLNPRLDPVELRYRQRVTRAVLVASAVLLALWLAVDLLAWFVLRPTTEHAYPFDLAAIAIIGAALAIASGLERRRRVIAAGYLLAICTFLYPLLNTLFAPHDLYLVGPTYLISVLLAGALIGGAAAFAFAAGSIMANAVTWLAIRGLAASWLMPVEPAIGVVFVLGNGLVALAAAAMMNSLASHARDSLDMLSTQAEEMATLAHTDPLTGLANRRRLMEQFEREFRRALRYGRPLSLVYLDLDGFKTINDAFGHMFGDEILRGVAKSMLAVLRTADLLARLGGEEFALLLPETGLDGACNVANKLRRALNAYSQQLGPAVPPLTFSAGISRVHDSDTSFEDMLARADAAQYLAKSTGKAHARTEDELPAAEAPAL